The Candidatus Desulfarcum epimagneticum region TCATGCCGCAGGGCGTCTCGCCCGTGTAATCCCGGTTCACGGTCATAATGCCGTTGCAGGACGGAAGCATGGCCGCGATGCATTCGCAGCATCCGCAGGTGGTCATGGGATCGGTGACCATGGAGTAGAAATTGTAATGGGTCACCGCGCCCCTGGAGGCCTTTTGAATAAAATCATTCACGCCCTTCCACTGGCCCAGGACAGGATCGATGCACTCGCCTTTTTCAATGGGCTGGTTGGGGCCGGTGGGGTTGATCTCAAAGGAGGCCTTGCAGTCCATCCAGTTGTAGGCGCCGCACAGACCGGTTCTTTCCGGGCTGACGGAGCAGACATGGTTGGGGGCGAATGACTGGCACAGGGTGCAGGAGTAGTAGGTCTCCACATCCTCGTCCTCCATCTTCTCCACCCGCTCGTCCCGCATTCTGTATTCGGCGCGGGCCCTCTTGGTCAGCGCGTCCACATCTTTTTTATTGGTGTAAAGCGTGACCTGAACCTTGTCCAGTATCTTTCCGAAATCCTGATGGAATTTGGCGTGCAGCACCACCCCGATGTCTTTTAAGGTAAAGCCTTTTTCCACCGCCGCCTTGCTGATCCGGACCCATGAGATATCTCTTTGTCCGATGTGCATGATTCCCTGGATGTAGTTGATCAGATGATGAATCTGGCGTTCGATAATCGGCTCGAAATCCGTCTGGAACTCGCGGCCGGCGATCTGGACATAGATGCCCAGGGGAAAAGTCTCGCCTTCCTTGATTTCGCCCAGATCCGGTCCCACGATCTCGACCTTGGCGTCTTCGATGTCATTCATCTCAGCCATTTTGCAAAGCTCGGTGCACTGGGTTTTTCCGCCGCCGGTCTGGCAGTAAAGGTCCGCGCCCCTCACCCGCTCGCCCTCATAGGCCGGGCCGAAGGAGCAGGGAATCTCGATTTCGGACACGATGGTTTTAAGACCCCGGATTTCCACCGATTTCTGGCACATTTCCTCGTGGGTGACATTGGCCACCACGTGCTCGTAGGTGCATATTCCGGTGGGAAGAATCTCCGGGATGTCCGTGTCGGCCAGGGTCGGGAAACCCCAGTTCACGCAGCCCGCCGCGGCGGCGGCCCACTCGGTGCCCACATCGCCCAGCGCGTTGACAAAGGCGAAAACCCTTTCCTTGTTGTACAGAAGGATTTTTTTGTAATCGCCCGGCTGCACGCCGCCGAAGGCCATGGCGGCCCGGTTGGCGAAGCCCAGGGCGAAAACGGCCGAGGAGATGTCCGGCCCGAAGGGCACGATCCGGGTGTTCCATCCGATCTGGACGCCCGCTTCAATGAGCTGGTTGATGACGGTTTTGCCGTTGTGCTCGGCCGCGCAGAAGATGTACAGGCTCCTTCTCTGGTACTCTTCCACAATATCCTTGGCGATTTCGGCGTTCGGGGCCGCGCCCACGATGGCCGCGAAACCCGGGGCCGATCCGTCCACGAACTCCACGCCCCGTTTCCGGAGAATGGTGTCGTCGGCCGGTCCCAGCCATATTTTACCGGCCTCAATGTCCGGATCTTCCTGGGAGAAGTAAAAATCAGGCTGGCGGAGTATGCGGATGGCCTCCAGAATCTCATAGGAAAAAATCGCCGCCATGCCCGCGTCCAGAAGGGGCCCGAGGTAAGGCAGATGGTTTTTGCCCTTGATATGGGGCGGCAGAAGGCCCCGGGCGAATTCCATGGGTTTTTTCAGATCTTCCAGGGTCTCCACCTTCATGCCCGTCAGGGAATAAATCACGGGCAGGTAGTAACCGGTGTTGGGAAACTCGATCTTAGAGGACGCGTCAAAGCTCGCAAGGGCGTTATCCAGCGCCCCTTCAGCCGTTGAAACCACTTTATAGCCGCCCTGTATAACGGCAAACGCTACTAATTTGGACATATCATTCCTCCTTCGTTGAGGATGTTAAAATCAGTTGTGAGTCTTTTGGGTCTGTTCGTCACGCACGCCGGAGGATCTAGCCATCCAGGGCCTGGCGGTCGGCCATGGACATCATGACCCTTTCCCTGGCCTTGTCGATGCCCAGCTCTTTCCGTTTCCGGTCGATATGGGCGATCATCTTATGGGCGTGTTTGATGGGATCGGGCTCGAAATCCCACATGCCGCCGTAAAGCTTCTCATGCTCCTTGCACAGGTAATCGTGGAACACCGGGGCGCCGGAGGTGGGGAATGTCACGCCGAAGACCGTGTAGATGCCTGAGCTGACCACATACTGGCCGATGCTGATGGCCTTTTCGCTCATCCATTCCGGGGCGCTTCCGGCCAAAGGCAGGTCGCAGATGTCGTTTCCGAGTCCGCCGGCCTTGACCACTTCCGTGGCGGCCAGGAGAAGACGGCTGTTGTCCACGCATGACCCGCAGTGCAGGACCGGGGGAATGCCCACGGTCTCGCAGACCTCGGCCAGGCCGGGTCCGCAGTAAACCGCCGCGCTCTCAGGAGTCAGAAGGCCTTCCATGGCGCAGGCGATGCCGTTGCAGCCGGTGGTGAGCACGATGACGTCGTTTTTGATCAGCTCTTTGACCACCGTGATATGGGCCTCGTTGTGCTTGTTCCGGGCGTTGTTGCAGCCCACCACGGCGGCCACGCCGCGGATGCGCCCGTTGATGATGTTGTCGTTCAGGGTGTAATAGGTTCCCCGGAAGGTTCCGCCCAGGTGGTAGAGGATGGACTCCAGACCGAATCCCGCGACCTGGGTGGCTTTGTGCTGGGGAATCTGAACGTTGTCGCCCCGGTTCTGGAAGTTGTCGATGGCCATTTTCACGATCCGCTCGGCGTCTTCTATGGCATGATGCTCGTCAAACTCGATGTGGGTGACATTGTCCTGCTCCATCTTGGCGATGGGATGGGTGGTGATGAGCTTGGTGTGGAAGCACTTGGCCACGTTGGCCAGGTTCTGAAACACACACTGGATATCCACGACCATGGCGTCGCAGGCGCCGGTGATGATGGCCAGCTCCTGCTGCAGGAAGGTGCCTGCCGGGGGCACGCCGTGGCGCTGGAGAATCTCGTTGGCCGTGCAGCAGATGCCGCCCAGCTGAATGCCCTTGGCGCCCTTGGATTTGGCGTATTCCACGATCTCCGGTTTCTGGGAAACCGCCACGATCATCTCGGAGAGCACCGGCTCATGGCCATGAACGATGATGTTGACGTGGTCTTCCTTCATGATGCCCAGATTGGCCTCGGACTGAAGGGGATAGGGGGTGCCGAACAGCACATCCTGGAGGTCCGTGGCCAGCATGGAGCCGCCCCATCCGTCGGCCAGCGAGGCCCGGGTGCCCTGTTTCATCAGGTTTTTGTAGTCCTGATCCACGCCCATATGGGTGCGGTGCATGACCTCCACGATCTCGCGGTCGATGTTCCGGGGCAGGACCCCGAGTTTTTCCCATTTCTCATACAGCGCCTCGGGCGCCCGTTTGAGATACTTAAGCTCGCCTTCGGGTTTGCCCCATTCGGCCAGGGCCACTTTGGCCACTTCCAGAGCGATCTCGTCGATGTCCCGGTCTTTTTCCTCGCCGTCCACCTCAACGGTGGTGGCCACGCCCAGATGGGGCGCGATGGAAAGAAGTTTGGCGGTGTCTTTGATCTGATAGGCGTCGGTTTCCTTCCGGGCCGCCGACATGAAGACCTCGGCCACACAGCGTCCGTGGTCGGAGTGGGCCGCCGCGCCGCCGGCGATCATGCGCAGAAAGTTTCTCGCCGCGATGGTGTTGGCCGTGGCGCCGCACATGCCTTTTCGCTCGTCCTCGCCCTCGATTCCGCCCTTGGGAAGCGGCAGGCGGCAGGGGCCCATGGCGCAGTTTTTACAGCAGATTCCCTGGAGGCCGATGTTGCAGGCCTTCAGGTTTTCCGCCCGGTCGAAAATGGTTTCCACTCCCAGCTCGTGGGATCGATTGATCATCTCCTGGGTGGCCACGTCAATGGACGCCTTCTCGGCGTTGGCCAGCTTGGGAGCCTTTGCTTTTTTCTTTTCTTCTGCCATCAGAGGTTCCTCCTCATAATTGTCCGCGTATGCGCGTGTTATGCGTTTGGTTTAATATAGGTTGACTCTTCGGTGGACCCAGCTCAAATTGTCCAGGATCCGCTCAAGCTCGGTTCTCTGCTCGGCGGCCGGGGTCATGGGGATCTCTTCGTCCTCTTCCCCCGCGTCCCGTTTGGCGGCCAGCTCGGCCCGCTCGGCGGAACGTTTGCGGCGAATTTCGTCCTCTTCGGCATCCCGTTTTTCCCTGGCCTTGGCGTCCGCCTCTTTTTGCGCTTTGGCCTCGGCGTCGGCCTTGGCTTTCGCGTCCGCCTCGGCTTTGGCTTTGGCGTCCGCATCGGCCTTGGCTTTGGCTTCCGCGTCCGCCTTGGCTTTGGCCTCCGCGTCCGCCTTGGCTTTGGCCTCGGCTTCGGCTTTGGCTTTGGCGTCCGCCTCGGGATCGGCCTTGGGCGCCGGCGCCGCCTTTTTCGGCTTGGCGGCCGCGGCCGGTTTGGCCTCGGCCTTGGGGGCGGCCTTTTTGGCCGGGGCGGCTTTTTTCGGCTTGGCGGCCGCGGCTTTCTTGGCAGGGGCCTTTTTCTCCTCCTCAATGGTCAGATCGGGCTCCGGGCTCAAAGCCGCCAGATCAACGTCCGCGTCGTCCAGCTCTTTTTTGATGGGCGCCGCGTCGGCCATGCCGCCGTCGATCATCAGGTCAATGAAGGAGCGGACCAGGCGAACGGCCTCGGGATGTCTCATGATCAGAATATCGGATCCGGCCATGAGATAGCTCACCGCTCCCACCGTCTCCATCAGGATCCCCCGTTTTTCGGGATCACCCAGGGTCGGGGCCTCTTCAGAGGTCTGCTTGGCCTCTTTGCATTTCCAGACTTCGTTTCCCAGGTTGTTGATAATGGGGAACTGGAGTTTGTCGTCTCCCTGGGTCATGGCGGCCATTTTAAGCCGCTCCATCACCGAATAGGAATACTCAAGGCCGTATCCCAGACCGCCTGTGGTGGGGTCGATGATGATTTTGTCCATGGACATCCCCAGGTTCTCCAAAAGGATGTTGACCTGCTTGGCCAGGTTGACGTCGATGGGAGAGGACGAGATGATCATATGCCCGTATCCCATGGCGGCCGCGCCGATTCCCTTGTGATTTTTGTCCTCAACGGGGCCGATGGCCAGACTTTTTCCCTGGCATTCCTCGCAGACCTTTTTGAACACGTCCTCGTCTTTCTGGACATTGGCGCATCCCCATACCACCAGGGGAACATCCACAGCCTCGCTGACTTTTTTCACTGTGGCCGCCGCCTCATCCGGACCGGCGTTTTTGCCGTTGGGATCAATGCTTTTGAGCTGAAGCGCGATGATGTCCGCGCCGTGCTCATCCACGCATTTTTTGGCCCAGGCCGCCGGATCGCCGATCACATCGCGAAAATGGGCCAGGGCGGCCTCCGGCCAGTCCTCCGGCTCCATATCCCAGACCTCCATGGCGATTTTAGGCTTATTGGGAATATCTCCTTCGAACTGATAAAAAGGGTAACAGGTCTCGCCGCCAACGACGACCTCCTTGTCTCCCCCGCCAAGGGGGATCGCTTTGATCCCGCCGGCATAAGATTCCTTGTAAAATTCAAAAGCCAATGTTGCCTCCTTATCGATTTGAAACCGATGAAAATGTTGAGGTTTTAATCATTTCAAACCACAGGAAAAACCGAAAAAAACGGTCTTTCCCAAAGATAAAAATGTTTTTCCCGAAAAATCCCCCCCCCTTCATGTGGCATCTTTATTTTTAATAATCCCGCATATTTCTTTAACAATTCAATATTATTTCAATATCATTATTCTTATAGAAAACAACTTTTATATGGGGCGGTTCCATTTGTCAATAGATGGTTGCCTTTAAATTCCAATTAATAGATAAACTTAATTCATTCTCATAGCGGCGTCGCGGCGTCATGTTTTGACCTGTCCGGAAAAATTTTCCCCGGCGGTCATGTTCCCGGATGTTTTGTAAGTGACCTCGCCGTTTAATTTGCCCCCGGCCTCCACCACCAGGTCTTTGCACACGATTTTCCCCGAGCAGCTTCCGTTGGGAAGAATCTTCAGCTCATCCGACACGCTCAGCTCGCCCTCGAACACGCCTCCGACGGTGATGTCGGCCGCCCGGGTTTCCGCGTAAACCGCTCCCTCGGCGGCGATGACGACCTCGGTTCCCTCCAGGCGCCCCTTCACCGTCCCCTTGATGATGAGTTTTCCCCGTGTGGAAAGCATGCCGTCCACCGTCACTCCCTTGTCAATGATTGAAATATTTTCCGGTTTGTCGCCCACGATGCGCCTCCTTCGGATTGTTTTCCATAATGCGTGGCCAAAACGGCCCGGGCCCTCGCGCCCCGCCGTCAGTTTAAATTC contains the following coding sequences:
- a CDS encoding conserved hypothetical protein (Evidence 4 : Unknown function but conserved in other organisms), whose translation is MGDKPENISIIDKGVTVDGMLSTRGKLIIKGTVKGRLEGTEVVIAAEGAVYAETRAADITVGGVFEGELSVSDELKILPNGSCSGKIVCKDLVVEAGGKLNGEVTYKTSGNMTAGENFSGQVKT
- the cdhC gene encoding Inorganique carbon fixation via Wood-Ljungdahl pathway CdhC (Evidence 2a : Function from experimental evidences in other organisms), which translates into the protein MSKLVAFAVIQGGYKVVSTAEGALDNALASFDASSKIEFPNTGYYLPVIYSLTGMKVETLEDLKKPMEFARGLLPPHIKGKNHLPYLGPLLDAGMAAIFSYEILEAIRILRQPDFYFSQEDPDIEAGKIWLGPADDTILRKRGVEFVDGSAPGFAAIVGAAPNAEIAKDIVEEYQRRSLYIFCAAEHNGKTVINQLIEAGVQIGWNTRIVPFGPDISSAVFALGFANRAAMAFGGVQPGDYKKILLYNKERVFAFVNALGDVGTEWAAAAAGCVNWGFPTLADTDIPEILPTGICTYEHVVANVTHEEMCQKSVEIRGLKTIVSEIEIPCSFGPAYEGERVRGADLYCQTGGGKTQCTELCKMAEMNDIEDAKVEIVGPDLGEIKEGETFPLGIYVQIAGREFQTDFEPIIERQIHHLINYIQGIMHIGQRDISWVRISKAAVEKGFTLKDIGVVLHAKFHQDFGKILDKVQVTLYTNKKDVDALTKRARAEYRMRDERVEKMEDEDVETYYSCTLCQSFAPNHVCSVSPERTGLCGAYNWMDCKASFEINPTGPNQPIEKGECIDPVLGQWKGVNDFIQKASRGAVTHYNFYSMVTDPMTTCGCCECIAAMLPSCNGIMTVNRDYTGETPCGMKFTTLAGVMGGGASSPGFVGHSKFNVTQGKFVKGDGGLLRMVWMPKILKEEIKERLEKRGAALGVPDLYDKIADETVGITEEEILPWLQEKGHPALSMDPIIG
- the cdhA gene encoding Inorganique carbon fixation via Wood-Ljungdahl pathway CdhA (Evidence 2a : Function from experimental evidences in other organisms): MAEEKKKAKAPKLANAEKASIDVATQEMINRSHELGVETIFDRAENLKACNIGLQGICCKNCAMGPCRLPLPKGGIEGEDERKGMCGATANTIAARNFLRMIAGGAAAHSDHGRCVAEVFMSAARKETDAYQIKDTAKLLSIAPHLGVATTVEVDGEEKDRDIDEIALEVAKVALAEWGKPEGELKYLKRAPEALYEKWEKLGVLPRNIDREIVEVMHRTHMGVDQDYKNLMKQGTRASLADGWGGSMLATDLQDVLFGTPYPLQSEANLGIMKEDHVNIIVHGHEPVLSEMIVAVSQKPEIVEYAKSKGAKGIQLGGICCTANEILQRHGVPPAGTFLQQELAIITGACDAMVVDIQCVFQNLANVAKCFHTKLITTHPIAKMEQDNVTHIEFDEHHAIEDAERIVKMAIDNFQNRGDNVQIPQHKATQVAGFGLESILYHLGGTFRGTYYTLNDNIINGRIRGVAAVVGCNNARNKHNEAHITVVKELIKNDVIVLTTGCNGIACAMEGLLTPESAAVYCGPGLAEVCETVGIPPVLHCGSCVDNSRLLLAATEVVKAGGLGNDICDLPLAGSAPEWMSEKAISIGQYVVSSGIYTVFGVTFPTSGAPVFHDYLCKEHEKLYGGMWDFEPDPIKHAHKMIAHIDRKRKELGIDKARERVMMSMADRQALDG
- the cdhD gene encoding Inorganique carbon fixation via Wood-Ljungdahl pathway CdhD (Evidence 2a : Function from experimental evidences in other organisms); its protein translation is MAFEFYKESYAGGIKAIPLGGGDKEVVVGGETCYPFYQFEGDIPNKPKIAMEVWDMEPEDWPEAALAHFRDVIGDPAAWAKKCVDEHGADIIALQLKSIDPNGKNAGPDEAAATVKKVSEAVDVPLVVWGCANVQKDEDVFKKVCEECQGKSLAIGPVEDKNHKGIGAAAMGYGHMIISSSPIDVNLAKQVNILLENLGMSMDKIIIDPTTGGLGYGLEYSYSVMERLKMAAMTQGDDKLQFPIINNLGNEVWKCKEAKQTSEEAPTLGDPEKRGILMETVGAVSYLMAGSDILIMRHPEAVRLVRSFIDLMIDGGMADAAPIKKELDDADVDLAALSPEPDLTIEEEKKAPAKKAAAAKPKKAAPAKKAAPKAEAKPAAAAKPKKAAPAPKADPEADAKAKAEAEAKAKADAEAKAKADAEAKAKADADAKAKAEADAKAKADAEAKAQKEADAKAREKRDAEEDEIRRKRSAERAELAAKRDAGEEDEEIPMTPAAEQRTELERILDNLSWVHRRVNLY